The Vigna unguiculata cultivar IT97K-499-35 chromosome 1, ASM411807v1, whole genome shotgun sequence nucleotide sequence TTGTTGGTAGATTGGGTCTTTGGCCCACGACGCATAAGTGAGAAAGAACTCCTACGCTGGAATGGTTGCTGAACGCATGGAGAAGGCTGTAGCAATGGGTTGTATTTCATGATATAGCCCAAAACGAATTACATGGAAAAATTGAGAACATCAATTAAAACTTggcccaaaatacaaggccAATGACAATgctaattacaccaacaaaaatACTAAACCTATACATTTATTTCACTAATTAAAAAGCATGTAAACTCTTTGGGCCTGTTCATTGACCCATGCTGAAAGCCCTTTAGAATGATCTTCATCACtagttttcaaaaaataaaactcgTATTAGTTCACCTTCCCAATGCTTCGCAAGTTACTGCCCATTATTCCGTAATCGTTCATTTCTCTCTAAGTATCTCTATATTTTCAATGTTCTTTACATACCAGAactcaaattcaatttgttttatgTGCAACACATGAtacattcttttaattataaactaatattttttgcaTGAGATTTAGATACAAGATATCATTTCTCGGAAGATGATTGGGAAAGTTGAATGGTATTTATTACTTGCAAGAGAATAAACATAAGTGCctcattaatttgatttaaaataacAGATTGTTTAATGATCGAGGGAACAAAAGACAAATCATGGTGGATATAAGAaagtaaattcaaaaataaaaataaagacttaaTCAGAAATTTTCACAATGGAAACAATGAACTTGATTTCAGAAGGTATAAGATAAAAGCTTCATCGGGATTAGGTTTCATGATTCCAttcaaaataagaacaaaaaaatatatatttctatttacgACTCTCACACTCACATCTTTTGTAACTCGCCTCGATTTTGTCGCAGACAAGCctaaacttgaataataaaaaactcTATGTCtagcaatttttattattaagtttaCATTAATGACCAATAGGTGGATGTTTAAGAATGACCAATGACCACATCTATGTCTAGCATGTGAAATCAATTAGTTGTTTTATCATACTTAGGTTTCCCAGACTATCTTTTGGATCAGTTGGTACTCCCAAATATGCACCATATTTAGAGCATGCTAGTTGGAGATCATAATTAGGTTTCCTAAACTATCTTTTAGATCTGTTGGTACTCCCGCATGTGCAAAATTCATAGGCTATGTagttaaaacaagaataaaacataagagatgatggaaaagaattatattgaatGAAGATTTCACAGagaattaagaatacattacaccCAGTCCCATGAATGAATGAGCGAGGTAGTTACTCCTAAACATACTGAAGACTAGATTGATGATAAAATTGAATGTATTCAGCCTTCATATTGTCCTTCTACCGTCAACTATATAGATATCAAGTTTCTTTCCCTACAAGTGTATTTGCCTTTCTCCCCCAAATGGGTTTTCCCCATAAGGTTTGTCCTTTTGATCTCTGTCAAGCCccttatttatagattttttgaaTTGGACTAAGCCTACAGTTTTGTACttgattttgtatttgaaaatcttggatttatcttttaatcttcTGAGGCTTCATAtctgatgtaggattatcttgttccacAAATTTTGTCCCCAACAGCGATACGAATGCCTTTCAATCCAATTTCGTCCCCAGCAGCGATCCCTCCCAAAATTTTCTCTCAGTAGTGAACCCTTACCCTAATTCCAATTTCTTCTAATTCGTTAACCTAATCCCCCTTTCAATTAAACACCATACCATTCTGTTATAGTAAATAAACGGTCACGTCATTGTACAGTGCACCACATTAGTGGAAGAGTGACACATATACattattttgttaatgattttaacataattaagtaAAAGGAAATACTTGAATGATATTTTCGAAAtttatgaccaaattgaacaaaatttctaaaatatgactaaattgagaaaatttaaccaaaactaaatatttaagcctaagtaataatatataatgaatatggtctaattatttgtaataacatataatattaaaattcttaCCACAATACTCTTTTATCATTTATGTGGGCAATACTACGATTTATTTACTTTGTTAAATATAATGATCACTATATACTATATCactatacataaaattaaaccaTGTGGAGTGGACACGgtagcataaatattattttaaattttatcttttaaaacttcaatcaatttaatcCTTTATTTTACAAGATTAAAAAGTGGCACTAAACTATTGCATAATTGTGAAAGATTAAAGACTTAGATTTTTAAAGATAAGGCTAAATTGAATCTGATTAAAAATGTTGAAAAGAAGTTAAAGGTATAATTtagtaaatattattaaaaatggagaagaaatgTATCTAATATTagatttatttaagttttaagttCACGGTTAATTTGTGtatgattaaataagtttataataaaatttccTGATCCATTgattgttcaaaatttttatatcatatttaatagagtctttgtaatttaattaaatttgttggTTAATTATGTGACTAGATTATTATCGTGTCCAATCACCTTGTTTAGTTGTCACTCATGTggttttttaattgattattttataattggtttaattatatttttatcctcatttttgttccaaaatctcaatttgatccctctTTTTTTAGAAGTCTCAATCAGGTTCCTATTTTGTTAGAATGTATCATAAATGCCCTTTCTGTTAAGTTGTGGTAAACGTCGTTTGTGAACAATAACTTGACATGGTTGGACAGTGTTGAAACAGTGACAATGACCATCAACATGAAAGTTATTAGTGATGTGGCAGagaaataaaaatctaatttaatattcaaaattcatttttgaaATTGGGGTTTATgttcaaaaaaaaacaaattggggATTTTGATCATTtctcttatttgaaattttattggGATTACATAAAGGTTGACGGTGATTACGATGTTAGGTTTAAGTATCTTTTGATTGAGTTAGACATCATTTAAGTATGTTTTGATTGAACTCCTAATGTTGTGGGATTGACCTCAGTTTTGTAGGGATTGAAATAGATATATAAAGATAAACTTGTCTAACAAAATACAAGTACATTCCTGATTTTGGATTGAAATTGTGAGTGTCAATTAATATAGTCCTTGAGTTTGCAAAATCACTTTTGCCTTTTATGACTTAGCCCTAACCATTTTCTCATATGTTGCTACCTTCTTACTCATGCctatatttttatctatatcCTCCACTGGCCCAACCAAAACCTTCATGTTAACATTCCTCTCATGTAGGCTTCTAGTTATTTGAAGACAATGTTTACCATTGATTCTCTTAAATATCTTCCTATATATTCCTTAGACCATAAGGGAGTTTTGTCAGTCTTGCATCAGGAAGATATGATAACCAGTAAATGAGATATGGCAGTAACTTTTAACAAactattttggttaaaatttattaaagaaaacaacttttttaggtccctttttttccaaaaaataagTGAGTCACACCATAATTTTGtagttttcataaattttaaccaaTAATTGAGTGTCTTGTTACACTCCTCTTAGTAAATTATTACTTGACATTGACCGGTattgagaaagagaaagaaatggaagaaaatagaTGTGAGTCTGATTGATTAAATTGTTGAATAACATTGAAAGCACATCTCAAGCTGCTTGAATAAGTTTTTTAATGATTTCATTGTTAGTGTCGCAGGATAGGAAGGATAGGAGAATCCTTGAGCTATCACTTAAGTTGTACAATGAAAGGCAAAGGTGCAAACAACATTGTGCTGCATATGAAgagcaattaaatataattctgAATGATTTAGAGAAGCACACCgaacatattttttgaaaaagttgttGTTGTGATACGAAGTATTAGAGAGATTGAGGAGGAAAAATCATATTCAGATGGTGGGTAATTAGTGCTATTATAGCTTGTTTCTTCATTGGAGACATCTTGGTTGAGATTATCAAAGAGTCTTCTAGACATTGAAGCCTAACAATATTTTGTCGACTTTTAGATGCGATTTTGCTTGAAGTAGTGTGTTGTATCATGTACCTTTCAAGTTAAACTTCAGCCACCATATAGTTTACTCAAAAATTCATTCTCTAGTGTTTACCATTTTGTGGATTATGTTGGTTCTCAAAGTATAATTCATACATGATTTATTATTCTTGCTCAAAAGCAGTGAGTATAACTTAGTCATTTCATTCTTCCATTTGACTAAAACTATTTCGATATTTGGTCATCACATAACCTTTTTCAAAGCATCTAACTAAAGCTATGTCATCTTATTTTATGTGAATTTATCCCAAATCAACGTTGtacttgattaaaaaaaaggtgTTCAAAATTCAACAGAATCATCTAGCACAATTTTGTAGAGTAAAAAAATAGGATTAAtcatttttgcctaaaaacttCAACTAACACAACACGTTGTAACAACAACAGTAGTTCCCTGATTTCATTATCCTTCATCCAaagtcattaaaaaaaattaagtctaTCATTACCAAGACAACAAGGCTCATCTCATTTACGCTTATCAAATTAGGTGTTAACCCTCCATAAAAGTCCGTTGCAAAAAATAACACCATTGGTATGCATATTGTGGCAATCACCATCAACGATCAAAATCCCCAAtctattttttaacataaaccctaatttcaaaaatgaattttgaatattaaattagatttttatttctCTGCCACGTCACTAATAACTTTGATTGTTATAATCCTTGTCACTGTTTCAGCCCTACCCAACCATGTCAGCTCATTGTTCACAAACAATGTTTACCACAACTTAACAAAAAGGGCATCTATGatacattttaacaaaattggggATCTAATTAAGACTTCTAAAAAAAGAGGGAgcaaattgagattttggaaCAAAAAtgggaccaaagacataattaaacctttataaTTTAAGTATCACTTATGTGACATTTTGATCCCCATTTCTACCggtataatttttcattttattacaaCTCAACATTAGTAAATCCAACTTTATCACAATGTCTTCACTAAAAAATTTTCAACCACctctttttggatttttttttttcaaaaaggtaAGGGACTTTCATTGATGTTGTTGTGCGTGTCAACCATAAGAAAAATCACATGTGAATAATGTCTCTTTAACATTCAAAACCTCCAAAATGTCATCATTACATTCCCCATTTTGTGGCAcgaaaatgtgaatgaattgaCCCATGTTTCACGCTTTGCAAGTGCGCATTGTAAAACAGGGTAACAGTGCCAAATTGAAAAGTTCGTTACGTAAACAAAAACATTTGAAACTTCAACATGATTTCCAAGGTGGAAGGAAGAAGTTCGGTGAGAGCAATAATCTCTATGACGCACTTGAGAGGGATAATTCGTAATAGTCGAAGGTAGAGTTTTGTGAATGTGGTTGGAGTTCAACAAAAGATGTTGTACCATTCCCACAGAATGAAGTATTCTTGCATCGAAATTGTTGTAGAAGAGATTGATGAGATGAAATTGAGATTTGGAcaaattttttgataaaatgtCAAGAAAATGACGGAAACATCtagaaaacataaaagagaaaagaaagtagtaaagattttttttatttttctattgaaaATATCATagacaaattataaaaaaaaaatccgtaGTAGTTAagattagtaattaaaattatgaaataaataaagaaaaattataaaaaaacaaataacaacaaataagaaaaataaaaaatatatataataattacatcaaccaattaatattgaaattaattaataaaaatttaattaaatatatatatatatatatatatatatttaattaataaattacaaaaattattaaaaatttaattaaaaatatctaattcatcatttcattcaaaatttaataagcCTTATGCAACAAAACACCATTGTATATGGGTTTTTCTAACTCCATGATATTATAGTATTCCTAGCAGATGTTGTCTCTCAGGCGTTGGTTCTTTTCTTTAGCCACTCATAGCGACCTTTCATCTTCTCCCCAAAGAACCTTGGTTTTTGTTCCTCCTCTGATACTCAAGAACACCCTATCCAAAAACAATCTTAGTTGCTCCTGTGTGGAACCTAATAAGAAAAATGGATTTTTCTCAGTGGCCAGTGATCtccaatcttcttcttcctaccACAAAGATTCTCCCTTTTCAGGTACTATTTCCCTTTTGTTACCCTAAAAATTGTTGTCTTTGTGGCAGTAGCATGAACCCGTGTGCATAATCTATTACCAATTTTGAAATGCCTTTTCCTTGTTTTCCAGGTTTGGAGGATGCTTTGATGAGTTATATCTTTGGAAAGAAGAGGGCAACTGACATTGCTCACATGTATGTACTACTGGTTTATCATATTATGTCCTGAAAATTGAAATGTTTCTGTTTCCaagatttttactttttttccaCTAGTATTCAAAGGATAAGTTAGTTTTTCTGcagaatttgtgttcttaataCCTCAGTTACTGAATCTTTTACTTTTGATTCTCCACAAAAAAAATACTCTCATGATTAGGGTCTTTAATTCTTCAATTTTGAGTTGCTATTGTTTCTTCTTGTGAAATGAcagattaaaattttaaaattctgttttttctCTCAACCATGCTGACATTCTAACCTGGAACTCTTTTGTCAACTTTATTTGTTGCCTCCAATAGTAACAGAGACAGTTGTTGTCTAAGGTACGCATAGGCGGATATTTTATGAGTACGACCCTAGAAAATTACATTGCATGTGATATATACTATTAGAATGGATGTTGCACTTGGAATTTGATCTCAAGCTACACTTGTTTCACAGAGACGGGCTaagcttttaatttttttgggaagTCCTAAACCCTAATAATTTGAGTCAAAACTCTCTGATTCTTTGTCATATAATTTGGGGAGCTTCTCTTACATATTTATTTCAGTTTCCAAGCTTCTAAAAGGGTTTTGATTGAGTTAAAAGTGGACATGTTTCATGCTTGTTACAGAACACTATATGGGACCCTTCTCTGCTTTGAAGTTCACCACATATATTTTGCTACTTGTTATTATTCTCATATTTATCTATATATGCTATGTTTGGACAGACTTCTTCGTAGACACttcaaatatagaaaaataggGTAAAAATGAAATGAACTTGTAGATCAACTAAATTTAGCttatgcataatttaaaaatattatactagAAAATTTCTATACATTATGCATAAGTAAATTTTGGTTTATGGAGAaactcatttcatttttttccttagAAATGCTTTTGGAGAAACTTGTCCTAGTACACCATATATAAATTGTTATGGTAGTAAAGTCTTGATAATAAATAAGTATACTTCTTATACTTACCAGGGTGTGGAAACAGGTTGTCCGAAAAGGAGACACTGTCATTGATGCTACTTGTGGCAATGGTTTTGACACCTTAGCAATGCTTAATTTAGTTGCTGATGATTCTCATGATGGTTATGTATATGCATTAGACATTCAAGAAGATGCTTTGAATAACACTTCCCTCTTGCTGGAAAAGTCACTTAGTTCTAATGAGGTTAGCACTATATATGAGCAAATAGTTACAACCTTGAATTGGTTGGCCAAAAATATTGCATAAAACAGTCAATGTTATATAGCCATTGAAAAAAGTTCTATATCCTGCTATAGACTGAGAAGTTGAACTGGCCTCGATCCTTTTAGTTTTGGTGTGTAGTTAATTTGACAACAGTTTAGAACTTTCATGTCACCAactacactttcaaaataaatgcAGAGACAACTTGTCAAGCTCTTCAATATCTGCCATAGTAAAATGGAGAATGTTGTTCCAAGGAATGCCTCAGTTAGGTACTTGTTTCATGTTCCCCTGTTCCTACTTCTTGTTTAGAAGCTAATGATAATAAAGACCAGGGATCGGTAAACCCTTATCTTTGAAATTGTAACCATTTATCACttgagtttataaaaaaattattgctgTAGTTCCTAACTTTTCAAAGCATCATTCCCTTTACATCTTtctttatatgaaataaaagttGAAAGCAAATGCGGGAAAAGGACTCAAATAATGACCTTTTGTGATTGATTGACACCGATAACGTTGGAGACTAGGATTGAggtataatttaattatatccaCTGAAATGAAATCTGttatgttctttatttttatagatttcttgaaaaaagaattataatttcaCTCTTTTATTGCAACTTGGTCTCATTGCATGAATCTTTTATGAGGCTAAACAGAAATTTCtctaaatttcaaaacaatataTTGAGATGCCATTCCCTATGCACAGTCAGGCACTAAAGGCTGATTTGATTATAGACTTGGCACTTCTAGGCTCAAGTCCACTAAAATAGCATGTGCCGTGCCACAGTTTTCCCTTAAAATATTGTCTGGTTTGAAATTCCTAATGCTTTCATCAAGGTTTTGTCATTAAAATGTGTCAGATAGAgttaaggaaagaaagaaagtaaaCAAAAGTTACCATTTACTTCAACTCTTTAATCATGAGATTTTTGGATGTATACTATCAAAACTATTTTCAAATAAGATAGCCTAAGGTTACTAATTTTGAATGTAGATTTCATAAACTTTGATACAACCATCATTTTAAAGATAATCAATATTAGCTGCAACCCTGAATAATGATTGCATTAATGCATTTCTTATTATAAAACTACATGTCATGGTGAGTTGCTTCCTATGGATACAATTCATTGAAACATGCTTATCTATCTTAATACTCTGCATAGGCTTGTTGCATTCAACTTGGGTTATCTTCCTGGAGGTGACAAAGATATAATAACAGTATCAGAAACAACATCACTGGCATTGGAAGCTGCCAAGAGAATTCTGATGCCAGGTGGTCTCATCAGTATAGTGGTGTATGTGGGGCACCCTGGTGGACGGTGATATTTCTGACCCTTTACTTTGTGTCATTAAGAGATCTTTGAACCGCCAAATATGCTAATTTTAAGACTGGATTCTGTGTTGGAATTTTATTCTGGTTCCTTTGCCGAACTTTCAAAATATACTATACTGATGTTATCATCAAGTCAGTGTccatcaatatattttgaagacatGATACAC carries:
- the LOC114167809 gene encoding uncharacterized protein LOC114167809; this translates as MLSLRRWFFSLATHSDLSSSPQRTLVFVPPLILKNTLSKNNLSCSCVEPNKKNGFFSVASDLQSSSSYHKDSPFSGLEDALMSYIFGKKRATDIAHMVWKQVVRKGDTVIDATCGNGFDTLAMLNLVADDSHDGYVYALDIQEDALNNTSLLLEKSLSSNERQLVKLFNICHSKMENVVPRNASVRLVAFNLGYLPGGDKDIITVSETTSLALEAAKRILMPGGLISIVVYVGHPGGREELEAVESFATKLCVENWICCKLQMLNRPFGPIPIFLYRR